A region of Argentina anserina chromosome 5, drPotAnse1.1, whole genome shotgun sequence DNA encodes the following proteins:
- the LOC126795284 gene encoding uncharacterized protein LOC126795284, producing MGIALLSAQAPHPIPLSQFHYTNTTKSWRTFSQTYPTASKSTILLCSISSSSVVEDTTPPPDDSLPAKSESSTKELPLSACKSCGREEVEKGCNGEGRIQGGIATFPGFGWWPIKAYRPCPGFLESGGRYRRQGQSLDEVAFGRGGGGERR from the exons ATGGGAATAGCCCTTCTCTCAGCCCAAGCACCTCATCCCATCCCACTCTCTCAATTCCATTACACCAACACCACCAAGTCATGGAGGACCTTCTCTCAGACCTACCCAACAGCATCCAAGTCTACCATACTTCTCTGCTCAATCTCCTCATCCTCAGTTGTAGAAGACACTACTCCCCCACCCGATGATTCACTTCCTGCCAAATCAGAATCCTCCACCAAAGAGCTTCCCCTCAG TGCTTGCAAGTCATGTGGAAGAGAAGAAGTGGAGAAGGGATGCAATGGTGAAGGAAGGATTCAAGGTGGAATTGCAACATTTCCAGGATTTGGTTGGTGGCCAATAAAGGCTTACAGGCCATGTCCTGGATTTTTAGAATCAGGCGGCCGCTATAGGCGACAAGGACAAAGCCTAGATGAGGTTGCCTTTGgaagagggggggggggggagaggAGATAA
- the LOC126794547 gene encoding F-box protein SKIP8: protein METTSFTLFSSSSQTFLVALAFTFLSLFLAVRSRSSKPRRSQSDGGGPSSSGNEKLCNCCCHSNGVDATHLNGGTEKQMVAVTVAETTGASMMEQLVPEITTHALSYLDFQSLCNLSMTNSLMRKAANDDNAWKALYHKDFTSEQDSVNPVNGWKAYYAATRAIVNVNDQFFNFIRDRSLPEMRHLWLNADYVKCVHPSGEFFSGYTAVVRSWQLAFNWEQGVNFQVRDLCARVLTDIAWVTMKTYVGDHLDTGPFSVTNIFEFHNGRWYMVHHHSSVLDEVEHQNA, encoded by the exons ATGGAGACTACTTCCTTCACCCTCTTCTCCTCATCTTCCCAGACCTTCCTTGTAGCCCTCGCCTTCACTTTCCTCTCTCTATTCCTCGCCGTCCGATCACGCTCCTCCAAACCCCGGCGCTCCCAATCGGACGGCGGCGGCCCCTCGTCCTCGGGAAACGAGAAACTCTGCAATTGCTGCTGTCACTCTAACGGCGTCGACGCAACGCACTTGAACGGCGGGACGGAGAAGCAAATGGTGGCCGTCACGGTGGCGGAGACGACGGGCGCGTCGATGATGGAGCAGTTGGTTCCGGAGATTACCACCCACGCTCTTAGCTACCTGGACTTTCAGAGTCTCTGTAATCTTTCGATGACTAATTCGCTGATGCGGAAGGCCGCTAATGACGATAATGCTTGGAAAGCTCTGTACCATAAG GACTTTACGTCGGAACAGGATAGTGTAAATCCAGTTAATGGTTGGAAAGCTTACTATGCTGCTACAAGAGCGATCGTAAATGTCAATGATCAATTCTTCAACTTCATCAGAGATAGGTCACTTCCCGAAATGCGTCATTTATGGCTGAATGCAGATTATGTGAAGTGTGTTCATCCCTCAGGGGAATTCTTTTCAGG GTATACTGCTGTAGTACGGAGTTGGCAACTCGCTTTTAATTGGGAGCAAGGAGTTAACTTTCAGGTTCGGGATCTGTGTGCTCGTGTACTCACTGACATAGCTTGGGTCACCATGAAAACCTATGTTGGTGATCACCTGGATACCGGTCCATTTAGTGTAACTAACATCTTTGAGTTCCATAATGGGCGGTGGTACATGGTGCATCATCACAGCTCTGTGTTGGATGAGGTAGAACACCAGAATGCGTAA
- the LOC126794722 gene encoding SUN domain-containing protein 5, whose translation MKKPRQGSLHIKIQRNSNSDTKDKGDKNNESINYNGNKGKSLYELSLSLIFSLWCLVVLFYSKLGLGHGNGNISGPSNRPTHCPGVHNGKHGEHAYSFVADGSENKTNGMLLDYNLSKSCNDTAVDHNLPVSKYSLPETNGLEKIVWRILGYRSLVCELNQQQEENNNYPGQCLNRTSHSTYLNLDEFRNTSKQEKDRVMRSQLVNITHGLEPDGMEYNYASESKGAKVVSHNKEAKGASNILGKDHDKYLRNPCSVEGKFVIIELAEETLVDSVKIANFEHYSSNFKEFELSGSLSYPTDAWSLLGSFVAANSKNAHTFKLPEPRWVRYLKLDLLSHYGTEFYCTLSVLEVYGINAIERMLEDLIVESSDSAPNKLSEPNATVISTTKVEVGPTDRRTSSESQNGNSAAVGIQSTEDAQRANSDATKTSVTTSKIPDPVMTVRQQPNGRMPGDSVLKILMQKVRSLELNLSVLEEFAKELNRRQGDVMPELGKELLRVSLLLEQSKMEIRDLVQWKETKEKEMTDLESWKAAVSSQLNALARENNMLRLDFEKVVNDQASLETKELAILAVSLFFLCFAILQLVSFQILTFFRTSQPDKGCRRSRGWVLVIVSSSMTIFITLIYS comes from the exons atgaagaaGCCTCGTCAGGGTTCTTTGCATATCAAAATCCAGAGGAACAGCAACTCTGACACCAAGGACAAAGGAGATAAAAACAACGAGAGTATCAACTACAACGGCAATAAAGGGAAGAGCTTGTACGAGCTTTCTCTGTCTTTGATCTTCTCTCTTTGGTGTCTTGTTGTCTTGTTCTACTCTAAGCTTGGGCTTGGGCATGGCAATG GGAATATTTCAGGTCCAAGTAACAGACCTACACATTGTCCTGGTGTTCACAATGGTAAGCATGGTGAGCATGCCTATTCATTTGTGGCAGATGGAAGCGAAAATAAGACAAATGGGATGCTATTAGATTATAATTTGTCTAAAAGCTGCAATGATACTGCTGTTGATCACAACCTGCCAGTTTCAAAGTACTCGCTGCCGGAGACAAATGGACTTGAAAAGATAGTTTGGAGAATCTTGGGTTATCGCAGTTTGGTCTGTGAACTCAACCAACAACAAGAAGAGAACAACAATTATCCAGGACAATGTCTGAACAGAACTTCTCACTCTACCTATCTCAATCTTGATGAAtttcgaaatacatcaaaGCAAGAGAAAGACCGTGTAATGCGTAGTCAGCTTGTTAACATTACCCATGGACTCGAACCTGATGGAATGGAGTATAACTATGCCTCAGAATCCAAGGGGGCAAAGGTGGTGTCTCACAACAAGGAAGCGAAAGGAGCGAGTAACATATTAGGCAAGGATCATGATAAGTACCTGAGAAACCCTTGTTCTGTAGAAGGAAAGTTTGTTATAATTGAGCTGGCGGAGGAGACTCTGGTAGATTCTGTCAAAATAGCAAACTTTGAGCACTACTCTTCTAATTTCAAGGAATTTGAATTGTCTGGCAGCCTAAGCTATCCAACAGATGCATGGTCATTACTGGGAAGCTTTGTTGCTGCTAATAGTAAGAATGCCCATACTTTTAAGCTTCCTGAACCCAGATGGGTGAGATACCTAAAGTTGGATTTACTAAGCCACTATGGAACAGAGTTCTACTGCACACTGAGTGTTCTTGAGGTGTATGGTATCAATGCAATTGAACGAATGCTTGAAGATCTCATTGTGGAGTCTTCAGATTCTGCACCTAATAAGTTGTCAGAGCCTAACGCAACTGTAATATCAACTACAAAGGTAGAGGTTGGTCCAACTGACAGGAGAACAAGCAGCGAAAGTCAAAATGGGAACAGTGCAGCTGTAGGGATACAAAGCACTGAAGATGCACAACGAGCCAATTCAGATGCTACCAAGACTTCAGTTACTACTAGCAAGATTCCTGATCCGGTCATGACAGTTAGGCAGCAGCCAAATGGAAGAATGCCCGGTGATTCTGTTCTGAAGATTTTGATGCAGAAGGTGCGGTCACTTGAGCTGAACTTATCTGTGCTGGAGGAGTTTGCCAAAGAATTGAACCGAAGACAAGGTGATGTTATGCCAGAGCTTGGTAAAGAGCTTTTGAGAGTATCGTTGCTGTTGGAGCAAAGCAAAATGGAGATTAGAGATCTCGTGCAATGGAAGGAAACTAAG GAAAAAGAAATGACTGACCTTGAATCATGGAAAGCTGCTGTCTCGTCTCAACTGAATGCATTGGCCAGGGAAAATAACATGTTGAG ATTGGATTTTGAAAAGGTTGTAAATGATCAAGCCAGTCTGGAAACCAAAGAGCTGGCTATTTTAGCAGTtagtcttttctttttgtgctTCGCGATTCTCCAACTAGTTTCGTTTCAGATTTTGACATTTTTCAGAACCTCTCAGCCTGACAAGGGATGCAGGAGAAGTAGAGGGTGGGTTTTAGTCATTGTTAGCAGCAGTATGACAATATTCATAACTTTGATATATAGCTAG
- the LOC126796282 gene encoding probable inactive ATP-dependent zinc metalloprotease FTSHI 1, chloroplastic codes for MTSLDILNSPRLHIPNPHSHFKSLAHSKHLNLIRRIQKQPPFPRRSLTVLCSRSGDASKASGDDFVTRVLKENPSQVEPRYLIGEKFYTLKEKESLSKKPNVGFAEFLAKRLNFKKEGELKKQSSEGQSGGGVKNEEAVFLSDILREYKGKLYVPEQIFGTELPEEDEFEKSLVELPKMTFEDFQKAMKNDKIELLTSKEVKVGAYGLSDFIVDLKEIPGEKSLHRTKWAMRLDEGEAQALLEQYMGPRYVIERHTTSSVGSLPQYPHPVASSISSRMMVELGVVTALMAAAAVVVGGFLASAVFAVTSFVFVSTVYVVWPIVKPFIRLFLGIIFSILERVWENVVDFFSDGGIFSKLYEFYTFGGVSSSLEMLKPITIVLLTMVLLVRFTLSRRPKNFRKWDLWQGIDFSRSKAEARVDGSTGVKFGDVAGIDEAVEELQELVKYLKNPELFDKMGIKPPHGVLLEGPPGCGKTLVAKAIAGEAGVPFYQMAGSEFVEVLVGVGSARIRDLFKRAKVNKPSVIFIDEIDALATRRQGIFKESGDQLYNAATQERETTLNQLLIELDGFDTGKGVIFLAATNRRDLLDPALLRPGRFDRKIKIRPPGPKGRLEILKIHASKVKMSESVDLSSYALNLPGWTGAKLAQLVQEAALVAVRKGHASIFRSDLDDAVDRLTVGPKRVGIDLGHQGQCRRATTEVGVAVTSHLLRQYEHAKVESCDRISIIPRGQTLSQVVFDRLDDEAYMFERRPQLLHRLQVLLGGRAAEEVIYGRDTSRASVDYLADASWLARKILTVWNLENPMVVHGEPPPWRKRPKFVGPRLDFEGSLYDDYDLIEPPVNFNLDDQVAQRTEELVHIMYEKTLSLLKRHHAALLKTVKVLLEQKEISGEEIDFILNKYPPQTPVKLLLEGENPGSLQFMKQEEKRELQYALLNQQKGFFSITNCHNKSLRTITET; via the exons ATGACATCCCTTGACATTCTAAACTCTCCCAGGCTTCACATTCCCAATCCCCACAGCCACTTCAAATCTCTAGCTCACTCAAAGCACCTCAATTTGATCAGAAGAATTCAAAAGCAGCCACCTTTCCCTCGCCGGTCACTCACCGTCCTCTGCTCACGGTCCGGTGACGCCAGCAAAGCTTCCGGGGATGATTTTGTGACCAGGGTTCTGAAGGAGAACCCAAGCCAGGTCGAACCCAGGTACTTGATTGGTGAAAAGTTTTATACTTTGAAGGAAAAAGAGAGTTTGAGCAAGAAACCCAACGTGGGTTTTGCTGAGTTCTTAGCAAAGAGGTTGAATTTCAAGAAGGAAGGAGAGCTGAAGAAACAGAGCAGTGAGGGTCAGAGTGGTGGTGGAGTCAAGAATGAGGAAGCTGTGTTTTTGAGTGATATATTGAGGGAGTATAAGGGGAAGCTCTATGTGCCTGAGCAGATTTTCGGAACCGAGTTGCCGGAGGAAGATGAGTTTGAGAAGAGCTTGGTTGAATTGCCCAAGATGACCTTTGAGGATTTTCAGAAAGCTATGAAGAATGACAAGATTGAGTTGTTGACTTCTAAGGAAGTAAAGGTTGGTGCTTATGGGTTGAGTGATTTCATTGTTGATTTGAAGGAGATCCCAGGAGAGAAGAGCTTGCATAGAACCAAATG GGCAATGAGGCTGGATGAGGGTGAAGCTCAGGCTCTTTTGGAGCAGTATATGGGTCCAAGATATGTGATAGAAAGACATACAACG TCTTCGGTTGGAAGCTTACCACAGTACCCTCATCCGGTAGCATCTTCCATATCAAGCAGAATGATGGTAGAGCTTGGAGTGGTAACAGCTTTAATGGCTGCTGCTGCAGTTGTTGTTGGAGGATTCCTGGCTTCTGCAGTATTTGCTGTTACCAGTTTCGTGTTTGTATCAACTGTATATGTTGTGTGGCCTATAGTCAAGCCATTTATCAGGCTTTTTCTTGGTATTATCTTTAGTATTTTGGAGAGAGTATGGGAAAATGTAGTCGATTTTTTCAGTGATGGAGGCATTTTCTCTAAATTATATGAATTTTATACTTTTGGCGGTGTCTCTTCCAGCCTTGAGATGTTAAAGCCAATTACAATTGTCCTTTTGACTATGGTCCTTCTTGTCCGTTTCACACTCTCAAGAAGACCTAAGAACTTCAGGAAGTGG GATCTGTGGCAAGGGATTGATTTTTCACGGTCTAAAGCAGAAGCTCGTGTTGAT GGATCAACAGGAGTCAAGTTTGGTGATGTGGCAGGGATCGATGAAGCAGTGGAGGAACTCCAGGAG TTGGTGAAGTACTTGAAAAACCCAGAACTGTTTGATAAGATGGGAATAAAGCCTCCCCATGGGGTTCTTTTAGAGGGCCCACCTGGATGTGGCAAG ACCTTGGTTGCCAAAGCCATAGCCGGGGAGGCTGGTGTCCCATTTTACCAAATGGCAGGATCTGAGTTTGTTGAAGTTTTAGTTGGTGTTGGATCTGCTCGTATTCGAGATCTATTCAAAAGAGCCAAG GTGAACAAACCATcagttattttcattgatgaAATTGATGCATTGGCTACCAG GCGTCAAGGAATTTTCAAGGAATCTGGCGATCAACTGTATAATGCAGCCACTCAAGAGAGGGAAACTACACTAAACCAGCTCTTAATAGAACTTGATGGGTTTGATACTGGTAAAGGTGTTATCTTCTTAGCTGCTACAAATCGCCGTGATTTGTTAGACCCTGCACTTCTACGACCAGGTCGTTTTGATCGCaag ATAAAGATTCGTCCTCCTGGTCCAAAGGGAAGATTGGAGATTCTAAAAATTCATGCAAGCAAAGTTAAAATGTCAGAATCCGTTGATTTGTCTAGCTATGCACTGAACTTACCTG GATGGACGGGAGCAAAGTTGGCACAGCTGGTTCAAGAGGCTGCACTGGTTGCAGTAAGGAAGGGGCATGCTTCAATTTTCCGGTCAGACTTGGATGATGCAGTTGATAGACTTACAGTTGGACCAAAAAGGGTTGGAATTGATTTGGGTCATCAGGGACAATGCCGCCGAGCTACTACTGAAGTTGGAGTTGCAGTGACTTCTCACCTGCTTAGGCAATATGAGCATGCAAAAGTTGAGTCATGTGATCGCATTTCAATCATTCCTCGTGGCCAG ACACTGTCACAAGTTGTATTTGATCGTCTTGATGATGAAGCATACATGTTTGAGCGGCGGCCACAATTGTTGCATCGCCTTCAG GTTTTACTTGGAGGGAGGGCTGCTGAAGAGGTCATTTATGGACGGGACACATCAAGGGCGTCAGTTGACTACCTTGCTGATGCATCTTGGCTTGCGCGTAAAATCTTAACTGT TTGGAATTTGGAGAATCCAATGGTCGTACATGGAGAGCCACCACCTTGGAGGAAGAGACCTAAGTTTGTAGGCCCTCGACTGGACTTTGAGGGATCGTTGTACGATGACTATGACTTAATTGAACCACCAGTGAACTTCAATTTAGATGATCAGGTCGCACAAAGGACTGAAGAGCTGGTACATATCATGTATGAGAAAACACTTTCTTTGCTTAAGCGGCATCATGCAGCTTTGCTTAAAACCGTGAAG gttcTTCTCGAACAAAAGGAAATCAGCGGTGAAGAAATTGACTTTATACTGAACAAGTACCCTCCCCAAACACCAGTGAAGCTTCTATTAGAGGGCGAAAACCCTGGTAGCCTCCAGTTCATGAAACAGGAAGAGAAACGTGAGCTACAATATGCTCTTTTAAACCAACAGAAAG GTTTCTTCTCTATCACAAATTGCCACAACAAGAGTTTGAGAACAATCACTGAAACTTGA